GGTTGAAATTTCCCCTGAATTTTGCCCCTTGATAATCGCCGACTTAAAACCTTTTTTAATTCCTCCAAGACCCTGCTCAAAGTACTTAGCAATTTTTGGATCTTTCTGCCAGAAAAAAAAATGAACAAAACAGTTATAGAGATTGGACGTCATCGTAGCTTGAGTTACTGCGTCTTTAGCTAAAAAAATCTGTGTCACGAAAAGTCCTCACGCATTGCGCCATTCTGTACCGTTTGGTTTTTTTGGTGCGCATAAATATATAAATATTCAGTTAATAAATGCCGTTTTTAAGGTATTACTTCATTAAGACTCACATATTGATTATCTCCTTGTCGCTTATTTATATCGACTAGTACAGTATTGTTACAAAAACATCTATTTTTTAGTTTATTAAAAATCAATCCAGCAGGATAAGTGCATTTGAAATAACCTTTTCTAAAGTTTTACGATCAGGGTTGGCGCTACCCATAACTTGCAAACCATAAAAAATACCAGTAAAAAAATATGCGAGCGAGTCGGAATCTTTATCAGCAGCAATTTCCATATCTTTTTGACCTCGAATGATGACCTGACGGAAAGCATCTTCGACTTGTTTGATACCGCCTTCAACTTCTTCAGATATTTTTGCGTCAGTTTGCCAAAACTCCAACGCAGTTTTTCCAAACATGCAACAACGCTTGTCTTCAATGGCCCTATCCATAACTCTAACCAAAATCCGCTCAATCGCGTTTTTGGCAGGTAAACTTGCCGTGATATCGGCTATTTCGCGCACCATAGCTCGCTTACTTCTATAAAGTTTCAGCGCATCTAAAAATAGCTCATGTTTGCTACCAAAGGTTGCATAAAAACTTCCTTTTCCTATGCCCATGTTGTTCAAAAGGTCACTCAGAGAAGCTCCTTTATACCCTTTATCCCAAAAAACATACATCGCTCTAGTAAGAGCTTCTTGAGTATCGAATTCTTGATATCTTGCCATAAAACTTAAATTTTAATATACCATTTGGTACAGAATCTACACTATATTATCAGCCATGTCAATCAATCTGAGCATTTTTTATCGGCGTTCATAAGTCAATTGAAGTCGACGGCAGGCAGCTGCGAACGTCTTTGTTGGTCAGCGCCGTTTCATTGCACCATTGGATTTCGCCGCCTTCAGCCTTAGCTTGGGCGGCAATCACAGGATAGTGTTCTTCAGCCAAGCTTTGACGGCTTCCGGACGTTGTTCGTAGGCTTTCTTGATCGGCTTTTACGGCGTGAAACCCTAGTGTTTAGGGCATTTACATTACCAAAGCCTATTGACATTTCTTGGCGGATTGCAGCCTGGGCATTGAAAACCGGATGAGGCCATCGGGCCTGAAGTAACGCTTCGGCGCACTGGCTTTCAGTGCCGTACTGCTTCATGAAATCCATCAAGCTGAAGCCTTTTGAAATTGGATCGGTTTTTTTTCATGGCACGGATCTCCAGGCAGATCAAGGCTTCAGTTCGACTAACCGAATGATCAAAAGTTGCTGAGGGTCGTGGGTAATCAGGAAAAGTTATGTATTTTCCAAAGCGGGTTATTGATTTATCAATTCCATCAATGTGCTCATACGAATAACGCATTGGGGAAGAATTCCTCCCACCGCAAGCGCGAACCGAACTCCAATGACGAAAGCGTAGTGCATATAGGCACCGAACAACTCCTCGCGAAACCAAAATGTATGCCCCACTCATTGAAGCCAACGGCAACAAAAATGATAAATGACCCGAGAACGGCAAGTGTTAAAGGCAGAGAAATTCCTTTTGCAAATAATGATAATCAAGTTCGCGCATAAAACCACGATGCAGAACCCATGATAATGTAGAACAGAAAACATAAATAAAATTCAACTACATGATTAGCAGTAAAAATACTGTCCCAAATTGCCGCCTGATGCCATGCATTATCTTGTTCAGCAAAAAGCTTCCTGCCCAATAAACAGCAAATGTATATATGCTAATCCACATGGTCAAAACAAGATACGCCAAAACTGGCTGGTTGAATGAGTTCTTATCGCAGACTGCCAGAAATAGCGAATTTATTGCATTTTAAAATTACACTAATTTTGTTGAATAGGATAATCCTATTCAATCATAGAAAATAGGTATTTTACTAGTCATAAAAATTGGTGTTTTATATGCGCTACCATTTAGATAGCCATACAATAAACTTATGAGTTCAGCAAAATTAATTGTAATTTACCCTGTGCCGACCGATATGAAAACTTTTGAACGTCGCTACGCAGATGAGTATATCCCAATGGCTGTCGAAAAACTGGCAGGTAAAACCTCTTTCGTGGCTTCCTTTTTCCACTCCAAGGTCAACCACATTCGCAGTGGCCTCTGCGGGATACCCAAATGATTTAGTTTTTTGTAACTTCAGAGCACATTGATGGAATTGATAAATTAAGTGCGCGCATTGAAAAGAAATAATTATTTAAAATAAAAGTCAGTATTTCGCCGGGTATT
The window above is part of the Methylomonas sp. ZR1 genome. Proteins encoded here:
- a CDS encoding TetR/AcrR family transcriptional regulator; the encoded protein is MARYQEFDTQEALTRAMYVFWDKGYKGASLSDLLNNMGIGKGSFYATFGSKHELFLDALKLYRSKRAMVREIADITASLPAKNAIERILVRVMDRAIEDKRCCMFGKTALEFWQTDAKISEEVEGGIKQVEDAFRQVIIRGQKDMEIAADKDSDSLAYFFTGIFYGLQVMGSANPDRKTLEKVISNALILLD